The following proteins are encoded in a genomic region of Poecilia reticulata strain Guanapo linkage group LG11, Guppy_female_1.0+MT, whole genome shotgun sequence:
- the cdca8 gene encoding borealin, whose translation PPSSVSLSSLRPPPSRSHSSALLRLALIAPFLSADPDKSNATQVDHVKRQEEAAILESVVAEDHAVLLKSVKRTTRKKGGAKSGCNENVLNSTRKTRTARKPPSTTKRSKVLDVSKEGSAIRRSNRKPLMTPARNLLDSSLMMGPTPLITPRFDPRLPKTPAIRVPRHKERVLSMSVNGSPIQAGSDIVINVPVGNGESIQLLASEMDSLDLRLLDESALRSIRLLKNRLTTLCGPSE comes from the exons CCGCCCTCCTCCGTCTCGCTCTCATCGCTCCGCCCTCCTCCGTCTCGCTCTCATAGCTCCGCCCTCCTCCGTCTCGCTCTGATCGCTCCGTTTCTCTCTGCAGATCCAGACAAATCCAACGCTACGCAGGTAGACCATGTAAAG CGACAAGAGGAGGCCGCCATCTTGGAGAGCGTGGTGGCGGAGGACCACGCCGTCCTCCTCAAGTCTGTCAAGAGAA CCACCAGGAAGAAAGGCGGAGCCAAGTCCGGCTGCAACGAAAACGTCCTGAACTCCACCAGGAAG aCCCGGACAGCCAGAAAACCCCCGTCTACAACTAAGAGGTCAAAGGTTCTGGACGTGAGCAAGGAGGGCAGCGCCATCAGACG CTCCAACAGGAAGCCTCTGATGACCCCCGCCAGGAACCTGCTGGACTCCTCCCTGATGATGGGCCCCACCCCCCTCATCACGCCGCGCTTCGACCCCAG ACTGCCGAAGACGCCCGCCATCAGAGTCCCGCGCCACAAGGAGCGGGTCCTCAGCATGTCGGTCAACGGCTCCCCCATCCAGGCAGGAAGTGACATCGTCATCAACGTTCCAGTCGGGAATGGAGAG AGCATCCAGCTGCTGGCCAGTGAGATGGACTCTCTGGACCTGAGGCTGCTGGACGAGTCGGCGCTGAGGAGCATCCGGCTGCTGAAG